A part of Oryctolagus cuniculus chromosome 15, mOryCun1.1, whole genome shotgun sequence genomic DNA contains:
- the LOC100342572 gene encoding cytochrome P450 2E1 isoform X1 yields the protein MAVLGITVALLGWMVILLFISVWKQIHSSWNLPPGPFPLPIIGNLLQLDLKDIPKSFGRLAERFGPVFTVYLGSRRVVVLHGYKAVREMLLNHKNEFSGRGEIPAFREFKDKGIIFNNGPTWKDTRRFSLTTLRDYGMGKQGNEDRIQQEAHFLLEELRKTQGQPFDPTFVIGCTPFNVIAKILFNDRFDYKDKQALRLMSLFNENFYLLSTPWLQVYNNFSNYLQYMPGSHRKVIKNVSEIKEYTLARVKEHHKSLDPSCPRDFIDSLLIEMEKDKHSTEPLYTLENIAVTVADMFFAGTETTSTTLRYGLLILLKHPEIEEKLHEEIDRVIGPSRMPSVRDRVQMPYMDAVVHEIQRFIDLVPSNLPHEATRDTTFQGYVIPKGTVVIPTLDSLLYDKQEFPDPEKFKPEHFLNEEGKFKYSDYFKPFSAGKRVCVGEGLARMELFLLLSAILQHFNLKPLVDPEDIDLRNITVGFGRVPPRYKLCVIPRS from the exons atggctgttctgggcatcaCCGTCGCCCTGCTGGGGTGGATGGTCATCCTCCTGTTCATATCCGTCTGGAAGCAGATCCACAGCAGCTGGAACCTGCCCCCAGGACCTTTTCCACTGCCCATTATCGGGAATCTTCTCCAGTTGGATTTGAAGGATATTCCCAAGTCCTTTGGCAGG CTGGCAGAGCGCTTTGGGCCGGTGTTCACTGTGTACCTGGGCTCCAGGCGTGTTGTGGTTCTGCACGGCTACAAGGCGGTGAGGGAGATGCTGTTGAACCACAAGAACGAGTTCTCTGGGCGTGGCGAGATCCCTGCTTTCCGGGAGTTTAAGGACAAGG GGATCATTTTCAACAATGGACCCACCTGGAAGGACACTCGGCGGTTCTCCCTGACCACCCTCCGGGACTATGGGATGGGGAAACAGGGCAACGAGGACCGGATCCAGCAGGAGGCCCACTTCCTGCTGGAGGAGCTCAGGAAGACCCAGG gccagcccttcgACCCCACCTTTGTCATCGGCTGCACACCCTTCAACGTCATCGCCAAAATCCTCTTCAATGACCGCTTTGACTATAAGGACAAGCAGGCTCTGAGGCTGATGAGTTTGTTCAACGAGAACTTCTACCTGCTCAGTACTCCTTGGCTGCAG GTTTACAATAATTTTTCAAACTATCTACAGTACATGCCTGGAAGTCACAGGAAAGTAATAAAAAATGTGTCTGAAATAAAAGAGTACACACTCGCAAGAGTGAAGGAGCACCACAAGTCGCTGGACCCCAGCTGCCCCCGGGACTTCATTGACAGCCTGCTCATAGAAATGGAGAag GACAAACACAGCACGGAGCCCCTGTACACGCTGGAAAACATCGCTGTGACTGTGGCGGACATGTTCTTTGCGGGCACGGAGACCACCAGCACCACGCTGCGATATGGGCTCCTGATCCTGCTGAAGCACCCTGAGATCGAAG AGAAACTTCATGAAGAAATCGACAGGGTGATTGGGCCGAGCCGAATGCCTTCTGTCAGGGACAGGGTGCAGATGCCCTACATGGACGCTGTGGTACATGAGATTCAGCGATTCATCGATCTCGTGCCCTCCAATCTGCCGCACGAAGCCACACGGGACACCACCTTCCAAGGATACGTCATCCCCAAG GGCACTGTTGTAATCCCGACTCTGGACTCCCTTTTGTATGACAAGCAAGAATTCCCTGATCCCGAGAAGTTCAAACCAGAGCACTTTCTGAATGAGGAGGGGAAGTTCAAGTATAGCGACTACTTCAAGCCGTTTTCTGCAG GAAAACGCGTGTGTGTTGGAGAAGGCCTGGCTCGCATGGAGTTGTTTCTGCTCCTGTCTGCCATTCTGCAGCATTTTAACCTCAAGCCTCTCGTTGACCCAGAGGACATTGACCTTCGCAATATTACGGTGGGCTTTGGCCGTGTCCCACCACGCTACAAACTCTGTGTCATTCCCCGCTCGTAA
- the LOC100342572 gene encoding cytochrome P450 2E1 isoform X2, translating to MLLNHKNEFSGRGEIPAFREFKDKGIIFNNGPTWKDTRRFSLTTLRDYGMGKQGNEDRIQQEAHFLLEELRKTQGQPFDPTFVIGCTPFNVIAKILFNDRFDYKDKQALRLMSLFNENFYLLSTPWLQVYNNFSNYLQYMPGSHRKVIKNVSEIKEYTLARVKEHHKSLDPSCPRDFIDSLLIEMEKDKHSTEPLYTLENIAVTVADMFFAGTETTSTTLRYGLLILLKHPEIEEKLHEEIDRVIGPSRMPSVRDRVQMPYMDAVVHEIQRFIDLVPSNLPHEATRDTTFQGYVIPKGTVVIPTLDSLLYDKQEFPDPEKFKPEHFLNEEGKFKYSDYFKPFSAGKRVCVGEGLARMELFLLLSAILQHFNLKPLVDPEDIDLRNITVGFGRVPPRYKLCVIPRS from the exons ATGCTGTTGAACCACAAGAACGAGTTCTCTGGGCGTGGCGAGATCCCTGCTTTCCGGGAGTTTAAGGACAAGG GGATCATTTTCAACAATGGACCCACCTGGAAGGACACTCGGCGGTTCTCCCTGACCACCCTCCGGGACTATGGGATGGGGAAACAGGGCAACGAGGACCGGATCCAGCAGGAGGCCCACTTCCTGCTGGAGGAGCTCAGGAAGACCCAGG gccagcccttcgACCCCACCTTTGTCATCGGCTGCACACCCTTCAACGTCATCGCCAAAATCCTCTTCAATGACCGCTTTGACTATAAGGACAAGCAGGCTCTGAGGCTGATGAGTTTGTTCAACGAGAACTTCTACCTGCTCAGTACTCCTTGGCTGCAG GTTTACAATAATTTTTCAAACTATCTACAGTACATGCCTGGAAGTCACAGGAAAGTAATAAAAAATGTGTCTGAAATAAAAGAGTACACACTCGCAAGAGTGAAGGAGCACCACAAGTCGCTGGACCCCAGCTGCCCCCGGGACTTCATTGACAGCCTGCTCATAGAAATGGAGAag GACAAACACAGCACGGAGCCCCTGTACACGCTGGAAAACATCGCTGTGACTGTGGCGGACATGTTCTTTGCGGGCACGGAGACCACCAGCACCACGCTGCGATATGGGCTCCTGATCCTGCTGAAGCACCCTGAGATCGAAG AGAAACTTCATGAAGAAATCGACAGGGTGATTGGGCCGAGCCGAATGCCTTCTGTCAGGGACAGGGTGCAGATGCCCTACATGGACGCTGTGGTACATGAGATTCAGCGATTCATCGATCTCGTGCCCTCCAATCTGCCGCACGAAGCCACACGGGACACCACCTTCCAAGGATACGTCATCCCCAAG GGCACTGTTGTAATCCCGACTCTGGACTCCCTTTTGTATGACAAGCAAGAATTCCCTGATCCCGAGAAGTTCAAACCAGAGCACTTTCTGAATGAGGAGGGGAAGTTCAAGTATAGCGACTACTTCAAGCCGTTTTCTGCAG GAAAACGCGTGTGTGTTGGAGAAGGCCTGGCTCGCATGGAGTTGTTTCTGCTCCTGTCTGCCATTCTGCAGCATTTTAACCTCAAGCCTCTCGTTGACCCAGAGGACATTGACCTTCGCAATATTACGGTGGGCTTTGGCCGTGTCCCACCACGCTACAAACTCTGTGTCATTCCCCGCTCGTAA